The following DNA comes from Oncorhynchus keta strain PuntledgeMale-10-30-2019 unplaced genomic scaffold, Oket_V2 Un_contig_7019_pilon_pilon, whole genome shotgun sequence.
GGCCAAGTACTATCAGGTACAGACTGACCTAACATCTTTGCACTGCTAGGtaaacactgaggagagggagcctCTAGCTTAGTACTGTGGTTTTCTAGGCTATTTCTGGATTTATTGAATGTGAATGTTTTTACCACACCTGCccatattcatatttttttttcattGACCTATAAAGGTACTGCTTAACCCTTAGTGTTTACTGTGATTTATCTTGTACTTTAATATAATATGTCATGGGACTTGTTGTATGGCTCTTATTGTCTCCGTTTACAGAAGGACCCAACAGAGGAGGCAGAACTGCAGTATGATGAGTTTGGCTTCAGGCTGGACAGTGATGGTAAGAAGAAAACATAGGACTCAAACCTTCAACATCACAGATATCACTCATTGCATGCATCAATTTTAATGTGATTTGCTTCTTTTAAATGATATCGGTCTTTACTCACCCAGCAATATGTTAGCAGTCATTCAGTAGATTAAGAGTTGACTACCGTGGTGGGTTGTGCTCAGCCCTCTTTCTTTTCCCTGGATCAAAACACAGTTGAGTTGCACCAAGTCATAAGCATTGATTTAGGGAAAGCTACTCCACTGATGGTAACCACTGGCCTGTCTTTGACTTCGCCATCTATTTTTATCTCCATAGTTGTGGCATCTTCCCTAAATTGCGTCCACGAATCCACCAGTGAAATTGTTAGAAAAAATATGACGCTCCAGTAATATAGATTACTATTGAAATAAAGCTGAAATGTGTTTTTCTCCATTGTAATGGACACAGTGCAACCTTTGGGAGGTAGGCTGCTGGCAGGCTGCTGGCAGGCTGCTGGCAGGCTGCTGGTAGGCGTCGGCTGCGGTACAACAAAGCCAAGTCAGCCTGTGCTCATGGTTCTCACGGGAAGTGATATGATGGGCAACACAATGACTTACCTCATGATCATTCACTCCGCAAATGACGTGACGAAGTTCCTTGAATGTTCTTTCACGGGTGCTTTTCATTATCTTGATGGACGGTTGTGGTTTCTAGCTAACGTTACACCAATCAAAGCAGTGGAACGCGTAGAGAAGCAACTTTGGTTTTGACCACTACGGCTGCGGATTTGCAAAATATTATCATATCACGCAATTATTCCATTTATAAAATGGTcagatacatttttatttttagctagtctttattaaaaatatattatCCAATGGATGATGCATttctggtaaaataaaaataaaaaagtggaGGTGCAAAATCCCATTTCCACGCCCCATTTTAATTTGCTCCATGGCTCAGGTTGACAAATGGACACAAGGCTGTTTGGCTCATCTCAGTCATGAAAATGAATAACACTGCACCTGTTTCTGATGAATAAACAGTGGCATGCTGGTTGGTGGTAACATCCAAATAAAACCCAGCCCTGAAATGTAACGTAGGCTGAACATAATGTGTATGTCATATCATAGGAAAAGACACCACATTTGCACAAAGTGGGCACTTCGAATTTGTCATTTCCCAACTATTCCATACGTTGACTAAAACTGACTTATTGAATGAAATCGTTACGCAACATCATGGGTAAGCTTTGGCCATCGTCTTTCAGATTTTTTCAGCCATAGCTGTACAGTTACAGTATGCAACGTGTGACCGATCAATTCAATACCTGTGATCAATTCACAGGCATTGAATTGGGGCCTCCCGAGtgtcacagcggtctaagacactgcatctcagtgctagaggtgtcactacagatcctggttcgattccaggctgtatcacaaccggtcgtgattgggagtcccataggattgCGCACAATTGGacagtgtcatccgggttagggtttagCTGGGGGaaaggcagtcattgtaaataagaatttgttcttaactgacttgcctagttaaataaaggtaaaaaagtgACTTGCACTGCTTACTGAAATCCTATTGACCTGTTGCTGATACTGTAGATGTAGTCCACTGTAAAGGAACTGAGACACAGCTGAACACTGGGGCTGTTGTTGGGCCCATGTCTAATGGGTTAAAACGGGGGAAGCAgaccttagtggtggaggaggagaaatcaTTAAAACAGGGGAAGCAgaccttagtggtggaggaggagaaatcaTTAAAACAGGGGAAGCAgaccttagtggtggaggagaAATCATTAAAACAGGGGAAGCAgaccttagtggtggaggagaAATCATTAAAACAGGGGAAGCAgaccttagtggtggaggaggagaaatcaTTAAAACAGGGGAAGCAgaccttagtggtggaggaggagaaatcaTTAAAACAGGGGAAGCAgaccttagtggtggaggaggagaaatcaTTAAAACAGGGGAAGCAGACcttagtggtggtggaggaggagaaatcaTTAAAACAGGGGAAGCAGAcgttagtggtggaggaggagaaatcaTTAAAACAGGGGAAGCAgaccttagtggtggaggaggagaaatcaTTAAAACAGGGGAAGCAgaccttagtggtggaggaggagaaatcaTTAAAACAGGGGAAGCAGACcttagtggtggtggaggaggagaaatcaTTAAAACAGGGGAAGCAGAcgttagtggtggaggaggagaaatcaTTAAAACAGGGGAAGCAgaccttagtggtggaggaggagaaatcaTTAAAACAGGGGAAGCAgaccttagtggtggaggaggagaaatcaTTAAAACAGGGGAAGCAgaccttagtggtggaggaggagaaatcaTTCAAACAGGGGAAGCAgaccttagtggtggaggaggagaaatcaTTAAAACAGGGGAAGCAgaccttagtggtggaggaggagaaatcaTTATAACAGGGGAAGCAgaccttagtggtggaggagaAATCATTAAAACAGGGGAAGCAgaccttagtggtggaggaggagaaatcaTTCAAACAGGGGAAGCAGACCTTAGTGGTGGATGAGGAGAAATCATTCAAACAGGGGAAGCAgaccttagtggtggaggaggagaaatcaTTCAAACAGGGGAAGCAgaccttagtggtggaggaggagaaatcaTTCAAACAGGGGAAGCAgaccttagtggtggaggaggagaaatcaTTCAAACAGGGGAAGCAgaccttagtggtggaggaggagaaatcaTTAAAACAGGGGAAGCAgaccttagtggtggaggaggagaaatcaTTATAACAGGGGAAGCAgaccttagtggtggaggaggagaaatcaTTCAAACAGGGGAAGCAGACcttagtggtggtggaggaggagaaatcaTTCAAACAGGGGAAGCAgaccttagtggtggaggaggagaaatcaTTCAAACAGGGGAAGCAGACcgtagtggtggtggaggaggagaaatcaTTAAAACAGGGGAAGCAgaccttagtggtggaggaggagaaatcaTTCAAACAGGGGAAGCAgaccttagtggtggaggaggagaaatcaTTCAAACAGGGGAAGCAgaccttagtggtggaggaggagaaatcaTTCAAACAGGGGAAGCAgaccttagtggtggaggaggagaaatcaTTCAAACAGGGGAAGCAGACCttagtgatggaggaggagaaatcATTCAAACAGGGGAAGCAGACAGTGCCAAAGTAACAGGAATGCAGGAGTATAACCCTGAACAACGATAACTGCAGTTGaacaccatctctctccccctccagatgGAGTAGAGCCAGAGCCGAGGCCAGAGCCCCAGAGAGAGGACCCCCAGCAGAGGCTGCGCTGGCAGGCCCACCTGGAGTTCACCCACAACCACAccgtaggagacctgacctgggACCTCATCTCCCCCGTCCTGCCCCGCTCTGAACGCCTCCGCTCCCTGGTGCTGGGGGGCATACCACACAGCATGAGACCACAGGTAAGAGGGCCTAGAGGGGGGCATACCACACAGCATGAGACCACAGGTAAGGGGGCCTAGAGGGGGGCATACCACACAGCATGAGACCACAGGTAAGGGGGCCTAGAGGGGCATACCACACAGCATGAGACCACAGGTAAGGGGGCCTAGAGGGGCATACCACACAGCATGAGACCACAGGTAAGGGGGCCTAGAGGGGGGCATACCACACAGCATGAGACCACAGGTAAGGGGGCCTAGAGGGGGGAAACACAGCAGTAGAGGTTTTAACAAAGGGAAAAGTCAGAATGAGACCACAGACCAGTAAGGGGAGATAAAGTGGTCAAAGGGCCAACTTCTACTACGGTGTATAACCTGATTCAGAGATGTCTgttgtagaggtcgaccgattaatcggaatggctgatttaattagggacgattttcaagttttcataatctGTAATCCGCATTTTTGGACATCGATTAtagccgattacattgcactccacaaggagactgcgttGCAGGCTGGCTACCTGTTatacgagtgcagcaaggagccaaggtaagatGCTAGCTaccattaaacttatcttataaaatacaatcaatcttaacataatcattagttaactacacatggttgttgatattactagtttatctagcttgtcctgcgttgcatataatcaatgcagtgcctgttcatttatcattgaatcacagcctacttcgccaaacgggttaTTTAATAAGCGCATTCACGAAAAAAGCACAAtagttgcaccaatgtgtacctaaccatcaacatcaatgcctttcttaaaatcaatactcaagtatatatttttaaacctgcatatttagttaatactgtctgctaacatgaatttattttaactagggaaattgtgtcacttctcttgcgttctgtgcaacagagtcagggtatatgcagcagtttgggccgcctggctcgttgcgaactgtgtgaagaccatttcttcctaacaaagaccgtaattaatttgccagaattgtacataattatgacatagcattgaaggttgtgcaatgtaacagcaatatttagacttatggatgccacccattagataaaatacggaacggttccgtatttcactgaaagaataaacattttatattttcaaaatgatagtttccggattttaccatattaatgacctaaggctcgtatttctgtgtgtttttaTGTTATAATTATGTCTGATTTATATATAAAAGGtattttttttggtcctccaataatctgtatcggcgttgaaaaatcataatcggtggACCTCTAGTCTGTTGTCTGactgccccccctcccctctctgatcGTGCTAGTTGTGGATGCGTCTGTCTGGAGCTCTGCAGAAGAAAAGGACTACAGAGATCTCCTACAAAGAGATCGTTAAGAACAGCACCAACGACGAGACCACTGCTGCCAAACAGGTACTGGATGCTGAGGTACTGTACATCCAGATGACTCCAGGTGGAGGGGTGGAATAGTACTGATGATGTAAGATGTTTATCTcccttgatgaaaatctgtgATTGAGGATCAAACATTGTTAACCTGTATAAGTGATTTATTAATGGTCGACTATTCATTTATAGATGCTAATAAATCTGTAAACTCTTACAACACATTGGTTGAAAAACAatatttcccccctctctttgtcttccctctatctctccaccccTTCTCATCCCACTCCgtccatctcttccccctctctcagaTAGAGAAGGACCTGTTGCGGACCATGCCCTCCAACGCGTGTTTCTGCAGCCTGCAGAGTGTGGGTGTTCCCAGGCTGAGGCGGGTACTGCGGGGCCTGGCATGGCTCTACCCAGACATCGGCTACTGCCAGGGCACAGGCATGGTAAGGAGGACGTTCACTGTGCTCTATTGTGTAGTTACGGTCTATACACTTTCCTCTGTCTGGTAACAACCTGGCATATTACCATCCAGGTTAATACACTTTCCTCTGGCTGGTAAAGACCTGGCATATTACCATCCAGGTTAATACACTTTCCTCTGGCTGGTAACGACCTGGCATATTACCATCCAGGTTAATACACTTTCCTCTGGCTGGTAACGACCTGGCATATTACCATCCAGGTTAATACACTTTCCTCTGGCTGGTAAAGACCTGGCATATTACCATCCAGGTTAATACACTTTCCTCTGGCTGGTAACGACCTGGCATATTACCATCCAGGTTAATACACTTTCCTCTGTCTGGTAACGACCTGGCATATTACCATCCAGGTTAATACACTTTCCTCTGGCTGGTAACGACCTGGCATATTACCATCCAGGTTAATACACTTTCCTCTGGCTGGTAACGACCTGGCATATTACCATCCAGGTTAATACACTTTCCTCTGGCTGGTAACGACCTGGCATATTACCATCCAGGTTAATACACTTTCCTCTGGCTGGTAACGACCTGGCATATTACCATCCAGGTTAATACACTTTCCTCTGTCTGGTAACGACCTGGCATATTACCATCCAGGTTAATACACTTTCCTCTGGCTGGTAAAGACCTGGCATATTACCATCCAGGTTAATACACTTTCCTCTGTCTGGTAACAACCTGGCATATTACCATCCAGGTTAATACACTTTCCTCTGGCTGGTAACGACCTGGCATATTACCATCCAGGTTAATACACTTTCCTCTGGCTGGTAAAGACCTGGCATATTACCATCCAGGTTAATACACTTTCCTCTGGCTGGTAAAGACCTGGCATATTACCATCCAGGTTAATACACTTTCCTCTGGCTGGTAAAGACCTGGCATATTACCATCCAGGTTAATACACTTTCCTCTGGCTGGTAAAGACCTGGCATATTACCACTTTCCTCTGTCTGGTAACGACCTGGCATATTACCATCCAGGTTAATACACTTTCCTCTGGCTGGTAACGACCTGGCATATTACCATCCAGGTTAATACACTTTCCTCTGGCTGGTAACGACCTGGCATATTACCATCCAGGTTAATACACTTTCCTCTGTCTGGTAACGACCTGGCATATTACCATCCAGGTTAATACACTTTCCTCTGGCTGGTAAAGACCTGGCATATTACCATCCAGGTTAATACACTTTCCTCTGGCTGGTAACGACCTGGCATATTACCATCCAGGTTAATACACTTTCCTCTGGCTGGTAACGACCTGGCATATTACCATCCAGGTTAATACACTTTCCTCTGGCTGGTAAAGACCTGGCATATTACCATCCAGGTTAATACACTTTCCTCTGGCTGGTAAAGACCTGGCATATTACCATCCAGGTCTATACACTTTCCTCTGGCTGGTAAAGACCTGGCATATTACCCATCCACAGGTTAATACACTTTCCTCTGGCTGGTAACGACCTGGCATATTACCATCCAGGTTAATACACTTTCCTCTGGCTGGTAAAGACCTGGCATATTACCATCCAGGTTAATACACTTTCCTCTGGCTGGTAACGACCTGGCATATTACCATCCAGGTTAATACACTTTCCTCTGGCTGGTAAAGACCTGGCATATTACCATCCAGGTTAATACACTTTCCTCTGGCTGGTAAAGACCTGGCATATTACCATCCAGGTTAATACACTTTCCTCTGGCTGGTAACGACCTGGCATATTACCATCCAGGTTAATACACTTTCCTCTGTCTGGTAACAACCTGGCATATTACCATCCAGGTTAATACACTTTCCTCTGTCAGACCTGGCATATTACCATCCAGGTTAATACACTTTCCTCTGGCTGGTAACGACCTGGCATATTACCATCCAGGTTAATACACTTTCCTCCTGGTAAAGACCTGGCATATTACCATCCAGGTTGGCATATTACCATCCAGGTTAATACACTTTCCTCTGTCTGGTAACGACCTGGCATATTACCATCCAGGTTAATACACTTTCCTCTGTCTGGTAAAGACCTGGCATATTACCATCCAGGTTAATACACTTTCCTCTGTCTGGTAACGACCTGGCATATTACCATCCAGGTTAATACACTTTCCTCTGTCTGGTAACGACCTGGCATATTACCATCCAGGTTAATACACTTTCCTCTGGCTGGTAACGACCTGGCATATTACCATCCAGGTTAATCTTTCCTCTGGCTGGTAATGACCTGGCATATTACCATCCAGGTTAATACACTTTCCTCTGGCTGGTAACGACCTGGCATATTACCATCCAGGTTAATACACTTTCCTCTGGCTGGTAACGACCTGGCATATTACCATCCAGGTTAATACACTTTCCTCTGTCTGGTAACGACCTGGCATATTACCATCCAGGTTAATACACTTTCCTCTGGCTGGTAACGACCTGGCATATTACCATCCAGGTTAATACACTTTCCTCTGGCTGGTAACGACCTGGCATATGATCCAGGTCCCTTTCTGCACATTTTAAATAGTATTTTAAATATGACTTTGATCTTGTTCTTGATTAACTCTTTAATCTAGGGAGTTTGTAATACCTCGACTGTAATTTCTATATGTTTGTATCTGCCCAGACTCTGTATTTTCGCTGCAACCGAATTGCCCAACGGGGACAATAAAGACATAATCTCTTCTGTTTATTTTCTCCACGCTCTCCCCATCCCCAGGTGGTGTCATGTCTGTTGCTGTTCCTGGAGGAGGAGGACGTGCTGTGGATGATGTGTGCCCTGATCGAGGACCTGCTGCCACCCTCCTACTTCTCCTCCACCCTGCTGGGGGTGCAGACAGACCAGAGGGTCCTCAGACAGCTCATAGTCCAGTATCTACCAAGCCTGGACAGGCTTCTGCAGGAGCATGACATcggtgagagagatggggggggttcTTTACACTTTAACACTCGTCTTATCCTACTTTGCTGGTAACTACTTTATGGAGGAAAAGGAACTGTGGTTCTCACACATAGCTAACTTAAGATTGAATGCACTagtgtaagtcactctggataaaagtgtctgctaaatgactaagatGTTAATGTAAAAATGTGAATAGGGTTCTAGGGGAGCTACAGGGAAACTGCAATAAGGCTTTTAAAGTCTGGTGTTTAGAGGCCACAAATATTGCTAAGAATGTCATGTGTAGTGTAGGAGACCAACCTGCCTGTGTGTCCTAACCCTTCccttcgtctcctctcctcccccagagTTGTCTCTGATCACGCTGCACTGGTTCCTGACATCGTTTGCCAGTGTGGTGGACATCCGCATCCTGCTGAGGATCTGGGACCTTCTGTTCTACCAGGGCTCTGTGGTCCTCTTCCAGGTCACACTGGGCATGCTCAAGATGAAGGTGGGATAGTTGTTTCTCATTGGCTGGCTGGTTGCTGGTTTGATTTTAAACCAACCCCTACTCCCTAGACCTGTGTAGATCAGAAAGGATTGGTATTGAAAATCATACAGTAATAACTCCACCTCTTTTTCTTATATCTATCCAACCCTTTCAGATCTAGAGGCCTACAAGTGTCTTGGGGATTTGGGATTGGTCATTCCCCTgtttaaccctctcctctcccccctacaGGAGGTtgaccttctcctctctcccctacagGAGGAGGAGCTGGTGTCCTCTGAGAACTCTGCGTCCATCTTCAACACGCTGTCCGATCTGCCCAGCCAGCTGGGTGACGGGGCTGCTGTACTGGGGGAGGCCATGAGGCTGGCGGGGGCGCTGTCCCAGGACACACTGGAGGCCCAGAGGAACAAACACCTGGCTTACATCCTCAATGAGCAGGCCCAGCTCAACACAAACAACTCCCATACACTCAACAACAACCTCAATAAAGTGAGTGGTCtgatagaagtgtgtgtgtgtgtgtgtgtgtgtgtgtgtgtgtgtgtgtgtgtgtgtgtgtgtgtgtgtgtgtgtgtgtgtgtgagtgatagcATGTCTAACCAGAGTGTGTCTATAGGTTGTGAGGAGACAGTCGCTACGTAGGAAGTCCACTCTGAGCTCTCTGTTGTGGGGTGAGGACGAGGCGGAGGCTCTCAAGTCTAAGAACATCAAGCAGACAGAGCTGGTAGCAGCGCTCCGAGAGGCCATCACCCGCACCGCTGAACACTTCCACTGTCTGGACCCCCGACACACCAGCACTGTGAGTCTCACTACTGAATCATATAGCTGTCTGGACCCCCAACACACCAGAACTGTGAGTCTCACTACTGAATCATATAGCTGTCTGGACCCCCGACACACCAGCACTGTGAGTCTCACTACTGAATCATATAGCTGTCTGGACCCCCGACACACCAGCACTGTGAGTCTCACTACTGAATCATATAGCTGTCTGGACCCCCGACACACCAGCACTGTGAGTCTCACTACTGAATCATATAGCTGTCTGGACCCCCGACACACCAGCACTGTGAGTCTCACTACTGAATCATATAGCTGTTTGGACACACCAGCACTGTGAGTCTCACTACTGAATCATATAGCTGTCTGGACCCCCAACACACCAGCACTGTGAGTCTCACTACTGAATCATATAGCTGTTTGGACCCCCGACACACCAGCACTGTGAGTCTCACTACTGAATCATATAGCTGTTTGGAGTCTCACCTGAATCTAACACACCAGCACTGAAT
Coding sequences within:
- the LOC118379825 gene encoding small G protein signaling modulator 3 isoform X2, which produces MSGGYTPAPGGPFSALTSSMWPQDILAKYYQKDPTEEAELQYDEFGFRLDSDDGVEPEPRPEPQREDPQQRLRWQAHLEFTHNHTVGDLTWDLISPVLPRSERLRSLVLGGIPHSMRPQLWMRLSGALQKKRTTEISYKEIVKNSTNDETTAAKQIEKDLLRTMPSNACFCSLQSVGVPRLRRVLRGLAWLYPDIGYCQGTGMVVSCLLLFLEEEDVLWMMCALIEDLLPPSYFSSTLLGVQTDQRVLRQLIVQYLPSLDRLLQEHDIELSLITLHWFLTSFASVVDIRILLRIWDLLFYQGSVVLFQVTLGMLKMKEVDLLLSPLQEEELVSSENSASIFNTLSDLPSQLGDGAAVLGEAMRLAGALSQDTLEAQRNKHLAYILNEQAQLNTNNSHTLNNNLNKVVRRQSLRRKSTLSSLLWGEDEAEALKSKNIKQTELVAALREAITRTAEHFHCLDPRHTSTDLTPDYSMESHQRDHENFLVVSRNRRRRAKALLDFERHDDDELGFRKNDIITIFSQKDEHCWVGELNGLRGWFPAKFVEILDERSKEYSLAGDDSVTEAVTDLVRGTLCPALKAIFQHGLKKPSILGGPCHPWLFIEEAASREVERDFNSVYSRLVLCKTYRLDEDGKVLTPEELLYRAVQSVNMSHDSAHAQMDVKFRSLLCVGLNEQVLHLWLEVLCSSMPAVEKWYQPWSFLRSPGWVQIKCELRVLSKFAFSLSQDCELPAKKEEKDQRPLKEGVQDMLVKHHLFSWDIDG
- the LOC118379825 gene encoding small G protein signaling modulator 3 isoform X1, with the protein product MSGGYTPAPGGPFSALTSSMWPQDILAKYYQKDPTEEAELQYDEFGFRLDSDDGVEPEPRPEPQREDPQQRLRWQAHLEFTHNHTVGDLTWDLISPVLPRSERLRSLVLGGIPHSMRPQLWMRLSGALQKKRTTEISYKEIVKNSTNDETTAAKQVLDAEIEKDLLRTMPSNACFCSLQSVGVPRLRRVLRGLAWLYPDIGYCQGTGMVVSCLLLFLEEEDVLWMMCALIEDLLPPSYFSSTLLGVQTDQRVLRQLIVQYLPSLDRLLQEHDIELSLITLHWFLTSFASVVDIRILLRIWDLLFYQGSVVLFQVTLGMLKMKEVDLLLSPLQEEELVSSENSASIFNTLSDLPSQLGDGAAVLGEAMRLAGALSQDTLEAQRNKHLAYILNEQAQLNTNNSHTLNNNLNKVVRRQSLRRKSTLSSLLWGEDEAEALKSKNIKQTELVAALREAITRTAEHFHCLDPRHTSTDLTPDYSMESHQRDHENFLVVSRNRRRRAKALLDFERHDDDELGFRKNDIITIFSQKDEHCWVGELNGLRGWFPAKFVEILDERSKEYSLAGDDSVTEAVTDLVRGTLCPALKAIFQHGLKKPSILGGPCHPWLFIEEAASREVERDFNSVYSRLVLCKTYRLDEDGKVLTPEELLYRAVQSVNMSHDSAHAQMDVKFRSLLCVGLNEQVLHLWLEVLCSSMPAVEKWYQPWSFLRSPGWVQIKCELRVLSKFAFSLSQDCELPAKKEEKDQRPLKEGVQDMLVKHHLFSWDIDG
- the LOC118379825 gene encoding small G protein signaling modulator 3 isoform X4, whose translation is MSGGYTPAPGGPFSALTSSMWPQDILAKYYQKDPTEEAELQYDEFGFRLDSDDGVEPEPRPEPQREDPQQRLRWQAHLEFTHNHTVGDLTWDLISPVLPRSERLRSLVLGGIPHSMRPQLWMRLSGALQKKRTTEISYKEIVKNSTNDETTAAKQIEKDLLRTMPSNACFCSLQSVGVPRLRRVLRGLAWLYPDIGYCQGTGMVVSCLLLFLEEEDVLWMMCALIEDLLPPSYFSSTLLGVQTDQRVLRQLIVQYLPSLDRLLQEHDIELSLITLHWFLTSFASVVDIRILLRIWDLLFYQGSVVLFQVTLGMLKMKEEELVSSENSASIFNTLSDLPSQLGDGAAVLGEAMRLAGALSQDTLEAQRNKHLAYILNEQAQLNTNNSHTLNNNLNKVVRRQSLRRKSTLSSLLWGEDEAEALKSKNIKQTELVAALREAITRTAEHFHCLDPRHTSTDLTPDYSMESHQRDHENFLVVSRNRRRRAKALLDFERHDDDELGFRKNDIITIFSQKDEHCWVGELNGLRGWFPAKFVEILDERSKEYSLAGDDSVTEAVTDLVRGTLCPALKAIFQHGLKKPSILGGPCHPWLFIEEAASREVERDFNSVYSRLVLCKTYRLDEDGKVLTPEELLYRAVQSVNMSHDSAHAQMDVKFRSLLCVGLNEQVLHLWLEVLCSSMPAVEKWYQPWSFLRSPGWVQIKCELRVLSKFAFSLSQDCELPAKKEEKDQRPLKEGVQDMLVKHHLFSWDIDG
- the LOC118379825 gene encoding small G protein signaling modulator 3 isoform X3; protein product: MSGGYTPAPGGPFSALTSSMWPQDILAKYYQKDPTEEAELQYDEFGFRLDSDDGVEPEPRPEPQREDPQQRLRWQAHLEFTHNHTVGDLTWDLISPVLPRSERLRSLVLGGIPHSMRPQLWMRLSGALQKKRTTEISYKEIVKNSTNDETTAAKQVLDAEIEKDLLRTMPSNACFCSLQSVGVPRLRRVLRGLAWLYPDIGYCQGTGMVVSCLLLFLEEEDVLWMMCALIEDLLPPSYFSSTLLGVQTDQRVLRQLIVQYLPSLDRLLQEHDIELSLITLHWFLTSFASVVDIRILLRIWDLLFYQGSVVLFQVTLGMLKMKEEELVSSENSASIFNTLSDLPSQLGDGAAVLGEAMRLAGALSQDTLEAQRNKHLAYILNEQAQLNTNNSHTLNNNLNKVVRRQSLRRKSTLSSLLWGEDEAEALKSKNIKQTELVAALREAITRTAEHFHCLDPRHTSTDLTPDYSMESHQRDHENFLVVSRNRRRRAKALLDFERHDDDELGFRKNDIITIFSQKDEHCWVGELNGLRGWFPAKFVEILDERSKEYSLAGDDSVTEAVTDLVRGTLCPALKAIFQHGLKKPSILGGPCHPWLFIEEAASREVERDFNSVYSRLVLCKTYRLDEDGKVLTPEELLYRAVQSVNMSHDSAHAQMDVKFRSLLCVGLNEQVLHLWLEVLCSSMPAVEKWYQPWSFLRSPGWVQIKCELRVLSKFAFSLSQDCELPAKKEEKDQRPLKEGVQDMLVKHHLFSWDIDG
- the LOC118379825 gene encoding small G protein signaling modulator 3 isoform X10, with the translated sequence MRPQLWMRLSGALQKKRTTEISYKEIVKNSTNDETTAAKQIEKDLLRTMPSNACFCSLQSVGVPRLRRVLRGLAWLYPDIGYCQGTGMVVSCLLLFLEEEDVLWMMCALIEDLLPPSYFSSTLLGVQTDQRVLRQLIVQYLPSLDRLLQEHDIELSLITLHWFLTSFASVVDIRILLRIWDLLFYQGSVVLFQVTLGMLKMKEVDLLLSPLQEEELVSSENSASIFNTLSDLPSQLGDGAAVLGEAMRLAGALSQDTLEAQRNKHLAYILNEQAQLNTNNSHTLNNNLNKVVRRQSLRRKSTLSSLLWGEDEAEALKSKNIKQTELVAALREAITRTAEHFHCLDPRHTSTDLTPDYSMESHQRDHENFLVVSRNRRRRAKALLDFERHDDDELGFRKNDIITIFSQKDEHCWVGELNGLRGWFPAKFVEILDERSKEYSLAGDDSVTEAVTDLVRGTLCPALKAIFQHGLKKPSILGGPCHPWLFIEEAASREVERDFNSVYSRLVLCKTYRLDEDGKVLTPEELLYRAVQSVNMSHDSAHAQMDVKFRSLLCVGLNEQVLHLWLEVLCSSMPAVEKWYQPWSFLRSPGWVQIKCELRVLSKFAFSLSQDCELPAKKEEKDQRPLKEGVQDMLVKHHLFSWDIDG
- the LOC118379825 gene encoding small G protein signaling modulator 3 isoform X5 encodes the protein MRPQLWMRLSGALQKKRTTEISYKEIVKNSTNDETTAAKQVLDAEIEKDLLRTMPSNACFCSLQSVGVPRLRRVLRGLAWLYPDIGYCQGTGMVVSCLLLFLEEEDVLWMMCALIEDLLPPSYFSSTLLGVQTDQRVLRQLIVQYLPSLDRLLQEHDIELSLITLHWFLTSFASVVDIRILLRIWDLLFYQGSVVLFQVTLGMLKMKEVDLLLSPLQEEELVSSENSASIFNTLSDLPSQLGDGAAVLGEAMRLAGALSQDTLEAQRNKHLAYILNEQAQLNTNNSHTLNNNLNKVVRRQSLRRKSTLSSLLWGEDEAEALKSKNIKQTELVAALREAITRTAEHFHCLDPRHTSTDLTPDYSMESHQRDHENFLVVSRNRRRRAKALLDFERHDDDELGFRKNDIITIFSQKDEHCWVGELNGLRGWFPAKFVEILDERSKEYSLAGDDSVTEAVTDLVRGTLCPALKAIFQHGLKKPSILGGPCHPWLFIEEAASREVERDFNSVYSRLVLCKTYRLDEDGKVLTPEELLYRAVQSVNMSHDSAHAQMDVKFRSLLCVGLNEQVLHLWLEVLCSSMPAVEKWYQPWSFLRSPGWVQIKCELRVLSKFAFSLSQDCELPAKKEEKDQRPLKEGVQDMLVKHHLFSWDIDG